The following coding sequences are from one Catharus ustulatus isolate bCatUst1 chromosome 30, bCatUst1.pri.v2, whole genome shotgun sequence window:
- the LOC117008706 gene encoding uncharacterized protein LOC117008706 isoform X1, producing the protein MVPVWGLCPSLGGHCPSSGVLGSLVWGSQFGGHCLSLGVLGALVWGALSQFGVLGSLVLGAQSQFGVLGSLVWGLGCSGPGLAGGGRHLRVWDLGFFGIIWDFRAGQSWSRVRVSMSMCPCPCPRVPAPAAPGVPQIWLVWSSQEFPCASSSWWGHPGGVGTPQNGDILGGDIPGGDMPGSGHCGAAASHCQFRDGIIPKSDGTFWNGIPLVPELDPSALGASQTWSIPNLEHSHIQASCCGIFFLWDFHDVGISAVGFFLLWDFSCFGIFPAAGFSCYGVFFLWDFHDVGTSCCEIFLLWDFPALGFFPLWDFPSVGFSCCGIFLLWDFLDVGFSGCRIILLLGLSCFGIFLLWDFPAVGPSQYQSIPMVERSGVGASWCGHSLVPVLGCPSTSLSQYQSIPFPAHPSTSLSQYGASQ; encoded by the exons atggtcccagtttggggtctctgtcccagtttgggggggCACTGTCCCAGTTCGGGGGTGCTGGGGTCActggtttgggggtcccagtttggggggcACTGTCTCAGTTTGGGAGTCCTGGGGGCACTGGTCTGGGGGGcactgtcccagtttggggtgctggggtcaCTGGTTTTGGGGGCACAGTCCCAG tttggggtgctggggtcactggtttggggtctggggtgCTCTGGCCCTGGTTTGGCTGGTGGGGGCCGGCACCTccgggtttgggatttgggattttttgggattatttgggatttcagggctgggcagagctggagccgtgtccgtgtgtccatgtccatgtgtccatgtccgtgtccccgtgtccccgctccGGCCGCTCCCGGTGTCCCCCAGATTTGGCTGGTTTGGAGTTCCCAGGAGTTCCCGTGTGCATCCAGCTCCTGGTGGGGACATCCTGGAGGAGTAGGGACACCCCAGAACGGGGACATCCTGGGTGGGGACATCCCGGGTGGGGACATGCCGGGGTCAGGACATTGCGGTGCTGCAGCGTCCCACTGTCAGTTCCGGGATGGGATCATTCCAAAATCTGATGGAACATTCTGGAACGGGATCCCTCTGGTGCCAGAACTGGATCCCTCTGCTCTTGGAGCATCCCAAACCTGGAGCATCCCAAATCTAGAGCATTCCCATATCCAAGCATCCTGCTGTGGGATTTTCTTCTTGTGGGATTTTCATGATGTAGGAATATCTGCtgtgggatttttcctgctttgggatttttcctgctttgggatttttcctgctgcGGGATTTTCCTGCTATGGGGTTTTCTTCTTGTGGGATTTCCATGATGTAGGAACATCCTGCTGTgagattttcctgctctgggattttcctgctctgggatttttcccgctctgggattttccttctgtgggattttcctgctgtgggattttccttctttgggattttcttgATGTGGGATTTTCTGGCTGTAGGATCATCCTGCTATTGGGTTTATCctgctttgggattttcctgctgtgggattttcctgctgtggggCCGTCCCAGTATCAGAGCATCCCCATGGTGGAACGTTCTGGTGTCGGAGCTTCCTGGTGTGGGCACAGCCtggtcccagtgctgggatgtcCCAGTACCAGTCTATCCCAGTA CCagtccatcccattcccagcccatcccagtacCAGTCTATCCCAGTATGGAGCATCCCAGTGA
- the LOC117008706 gene encoding uncharacterized protein LOC117008706 isoform X2, producing MVPVWGLCPSLGGHCPSSGVLGSLVWGSQFGGHCLSLGVLGALVWGALSQFGVLGSLVLGAQSQFGVLGSLVWGLGCSGPGLAGGGRHLRVWDLGFFGIIWDFRAGQSWSRVRVSMSMCPCPCPRVPAPAAPGVPQIWLVWSSQEFPCASSSWWGHPGGVGTPQNGDILGGDIPGGDMPGSGHCGAAASHCQFRDGIIPKSDGTFWNGIPLVPELDPSALGASQTWSIPNLEHSHIQASCCGIFFLWDFHDVGISAVGFFLLWDFSCFGIFPAAGFSCYGVFFLWDFHDVGTSCCEIFLLWDFPALGFFPLWDFPSVGFSCCGIFLLWDFLDVGFSGCRIILLLGLSCFGIFLLWDFPAVGPSQYQSIPMVERSGVGASWCGHSLVPVLGCPSTSLSQ from the exons atggtcccagtttggggtctctgtcccagtttgggggggCACTGTCCCAGTTCGGGGGTGCTGGGGTCActggtttgggggtcccagtttggggggcACTGTCTCAGTTTGGGAGTCCTGGGGGCACTGGTCTGGGGGGcactgtcccagtttggggtgctggggtcaCTGGTTTTGGGGGCACAGTCCCAG tttggggtgctggggtcactggtttggggtctggggtgCTCTGGCCCTGGTTTGGCTGGTGGGGGCCGGCACCTccgggtttgggatttgggattttttgggattatttgggatttcagggctgggcagagctggagccgtgtccgtgtgtccatgtccatgtgtccatgtccgtgtccccgtgtccccgctccGGCCGCTCCCGGTGTCCCCCAGATTTGGCTGGTTTGGAGTTCCCAGGAGTTCCCGTGTGCATCCAGCTCCTGGTGGGGACATCCTGGAGGAGTAGGGACACCCCAGAACGGGGACATCCTGGGTGGGGACATCCCGGGTGGGGACATGCCGGGGTCAGGACATTGCGGTGCTGCAGCGTCCCACTGTCAGTTCCGGGATGGGATCATTCCAAAATCTGATGGAACATTCTGGAACGGGATCCCTCTGGTGCCAGAACTGGATCCCTCTGCTCTTGGAGCATCCCAAACCTGGAGCATCCCAAATCTAGAGCATTCCCATATCCAAGCATCCTGCTGTGGGATTTTCTTCTTGTGGGATTTTCATGATGTAGGAATATCTGCtgtgggatttttcctgctttgggatttttcctgctttgggatttttcctgctgcGGGATTTTCCTGCTATGGGGTTTTCTTCTTGTGGGATTTCCATGATGTAGGAACATCCTGCTGTgagattttcctgctctgggattttcctgctctgggatttttcccgctctgggattttccttctgtgggattttcctgctgtgggattttccttctttgggattttcttgATGTGGGATTTTCTGGCTGTAGGATCATCCTGCTATTGGGTTTATCctgctttgggattttcctgctgtgggattttcctgctgtggggCCGTCCCAGTATCAGAGCATCCCCATGGTGGAACGTTCTGGTGTCGGAGCTTCCTGGTGTGGGCACAGCCtggtcccagtgctgggatgtcCCAGTACCAGTCTATCCCAGTAA
- the LOC117008706 gene encoding uncharacterized protein LOC117008706 isoform X4 — protein MSMCPCPCPRVPAPAAPGVPQIWLVWSSQEFPCASSSWWGHPGGVGTPQNGDILGGDIPGGDMPGSGHCGAAASHCQFRDGIIPKSDGTFWNGIPLVPELDPSALGASQTWSIPNLEHSHIQASCCGIFFLWDFHDVGISAVGFFLLWDFSCFGIFPAAGFSCYGVFFLWDFHDVGTSCCEIFLLWDFPALGFFPLWDFPSVGFSCCGIFLLWDFLDVGFSGCRIILLLGLSCFGIFLLWDFPAVGPSQYQSIPMVERSGVGASWCGHSLVPVLGCPSTSPSQYCSVPLLGHPHGGTSWCCIIPVPEHCSASPSQYGASQNQSIPVWGIPEPVHPIPSPSQYQSIPVWSIPVMEQHNTNLFQYQPIPEPVHPSMEQSQ, from the exons atgtccatgtgtccatgtccgtgtccccgtgtccccgctccGGCCGCTCCCGGTGTCCCCCAGATTTGGCTGGTTTGGAGTTCCCAGGAGTTCCCGTGTGCATCCAGCTCCTGGTGGGGACATCCTGGAGGAGTAGGGACACCCCAGAACGGGGACATCCTGGGTGGGGACATCCCGGGTGGGGACATGCCGGGGTCAGGACATTGCGGTGCTGCAGCGTCCCACTGTCAGTTCCGGGATGGGATCATTCCAAAATCTGATGGAACATTCTGGAACGGGATCCCTCTGGTGCCAGAACTGGATCCCTCTGCTCTTGGAGCATCCCAAACCTGGAGCATCCCAAATCTAGAGCATTCCCATATCCAAGCATCCTGCTGTGGGATTTTCTTCTTGTGGGATTTTCATGATGTAGGAATATCTGCtgtgggatttttcctgctttgggatttttcctgctttgggatttttcctgctgcGGGATTTTCCTGCTATGGGGTTTTCTTCTTGTGGGATTTCCATGATGTAGGAACATCCTGCTGTgagattttcctgctctgggattttcctgctctgggatttttcccgctctgggattttccttctgtgggattttcctgctgtgggattttccttctttgggattttcttgATGTGGGATTTTCTGGCTGTAGGATCATCCTGCTATTGGGTTTATCctgctttgggattttcctgctgtgggattttcctgctgtggggCCGTCCCAGTATCAGAGCATCCCCATGGTGGAACGTTCTGGTGTCGGAGCTTCCTGGTGTGGGCACAGCCtggtcccagtgctgggatgtcCCAGTAC cagtccatcccagtactGCAGTGTCCCACTGCTGGGACATCCCCATGGTGGAACATCCTGGTGTTGCATCATCCCAGTGCCCGAGCATTGCAGTgccagtccatcccagtatggAGCATCCCAGAACCAGTCCATTCCAGTATGGGGCATCCCAGAACCagtccatcccattcccagcccatcccagtacCAGTCTATCCCAGTATGGAGCATCCCAGTGATGGAACAACACAATACCAATCTATTCCAGTACCAACCCATCCCAGaaccagtccatcccagtatggAACAATCCCAGTGA
- the LOC117008706 gene encoding uncharacterized protein LOC117008706 isoform X3: MPGSGHCGAAASHCQFRDGIIPKSDGTFWNGIPLVPELDPSALGASQTWSIPNLEHSHIQASCCGIFFLWDFHDVGISAVGFFLLWDFSCFGIFPAAGFSCYGVFFLWDFHDVGTSCCEIFLLWDFPALGFFPLWDFPSVGFSCCGIFLLWDFLDVGFSGCRIILLLGLSCFGIFLLWDFPAVGPSQYQSIPMVERSGVGASWCGHSLVPVLGCPSTSPSQYCSVPLLGHPHGGTSWCCIIPVPEHCSASPSQYGASQNQSIPVWGIPEPVHPIPSPSQYQSIPVWSIPVMEQHNTNLFQYQPIPEPVHPSMEQSQ, from the exons ATGCCGGGGTCAGGACATTGCGGTGCTGCAGCGTCCCACTGTCAGTTCCGGGATGGGATCATTCCAAAATCTGATGGAACATTCTGGAACGGGATCCCTCTGGTGCCAGAACTGGATCCCTCTGCTCTTGGAGCATCCCAAACCTGGAGCATCCCAAATCTAGAGCATTCCCATATCCAAGCATCCTGCTGTGGGATTTTCTTCTTGTGGGATTTTCATGATGTAGGAATATCTGCtgtgggatttttcctgctttgggatttttcctgctttgggatttttcctgctgcGGGATTTTCCTGCTATGGGGTTTTCTTCTTGTGGGATTTCCATGATGTAGGAACATCCTGCTGTgagattttcctgctctgggattttcctgctctgggatttttcccgctctgggattttccttctgtgggattttcctgctgtgggattttccttctttgggattttcttgATGTGGGATTTTCTGGCTGTAGGATCATCCTGCTATTGGGTTTATCctgctttgggattttcctgctgtgggattttcctgctgtggggCCGTCCCAGTATCAGAGCATCCCCATGGTGGAACGTTCTGGTGTCGGAGCTTCCTGGTGTGGGCACAGCCtggtcccagtgctgggatgtcCCAGTAC cagtccatcccagtactGCAGTGTCCCACTGCTGGGACATCCCCATGGTGGAACATCCTGGTGTTGCATCATCCCAGTGCCCGAGCATTGCAGTgccagtccatcccagtatggAGCATCCCAGAACCAGTCCATTCCAGTATGGGGCATCCCAGAACCagtccatcccattcccagcccatcccagtacCAGTCTATCCCAGTATGGAGCATCCCAGTGATGGAACAACACAATACCAATCTATTCCAGTACCAACCCATCCCAGaaccagtccatcccagtatggAACAATCCCAGTGA